In the genome of Cinclus cinclus chromosome 35, bCinCin1.1, whole genome shotgun sequence, one region contains:
- the CUTA gene encoding protein CutA, protein HGAGAGPRGSRGGGGGASGARGAEVPAADESGLGCAVAAAAAGAGPASAAHGQRCPGDGGGRPRGTAGNVTGAGDAGGDAGGDAGYAPGSVSAAFVTCPNLSVATELARALVQQRLAACVNIVPGVTSVYTWQGKLEEDSEVLMMIKTRSSRVPALTDFIRCHHPYEVPEVVALPVAQGNAPYLRWVGDAVPP, encoded by the exons CACGGCGCGGGGGCGGGGCCCCGCGGGTCACGtgggggcggcggcggcgcgagCGGCGCGCGGGGAGCG gaAGTGCCGGCGGCCGATGAGAGCggcctgggct GCGCtgtcgctgctgctgctgccggggCTGGGCCGGCGAGCGCCGCCCATGGCCAGCGCTGCCCCGGGGACGGCGGGGGACGCCCGCGCGGCACCGCCGGGAACGTCACCGGAGCAGGGGACGCCGGGGGTGACGCCGGGGGTGACGCCGGATACGCCCCCGGCAGCGTCTCGGCCGCTTTCGTCACCTGCCCCAACCTGAGCGTGGCCACCGAGCTGgccag ggctctGGTCCAGCAGCGTTTGGCCGCCTGCGTGAACATCGTACCTGGGGTCACCTCAGT GTACACGTGGCAGGGGAAGTTGGAGGAGGACAGTGAGGTCCTGATG aTGATCAAGACCCGCAGTTCCCGGGTGCCGGCGCTCACCGACTTCATCCG GTGCCATCACCCGTACGAGGTCCCCGAGGTCGTGGCGCTGCCGGTGGCTCAGGGGAACGCTCCGTACCTGCGCTGGGTGGGCGACGCCGTGCCCCCCTga